The following coding sequences lie in one Porphyromonas asaccharolytica DSM 20707 genomic window:
- a CDS encoding S41 family peptidase has translation MKRNTSLCKRLLLLLALSATWLVGAVAQETPRWLRYAQISPDGNQIAFCYQGDIYIVDAIGGEARLLTGSDGYESHPTWSPDGKRIAFMSNRDGHRSIYTMSALGGDVKRITHHSGNSHTVECYTPDGRFIIMSESLQQPATSALNPSGILSQLYMIPVDGGTPMLYNARPLEAVTFSHRGDRYVAQDIKGFENKWRKHHTSSVTRDIYIVDPKTGATTACTLEPGEDLSPVFGPDDQTVFFISERGKSNSLNVWKQRIGEQTAQQVTSFRNHPVRFLSISRSGRLCFAYDGDLYTMTEGRSPQKVQITLRTEGPKDKVYRRTASSGGSSFTPSSDGKQLAFIMRGDVYVTSVEHGTTKRITQSAGAEESVTWSPDSKTLVYDSRRDGKHILYKATIASDKELDFASATIIKEEPLMPECKMEQALPQYSPDGKLIAFVGDRKRIYTYNVESKKLTQVTSGKDQPEMHGYISYEWSPDSRWIAFGYTPNVHAPFGDVGLVRATGGEVINLTNTGYFSDLTGWVMEGNAILFTSDRYGMRNHASWGSMSDAFLVFLNRKAYEKFSMTPEERDLYDRAGLDTLQYGSDPVPTDSAKKDETKPIIVEVKGIEDRIVRLTPNSSDLADAYVDADGKNLYYLSAFEGGYNLWQTDLREGNTSMLRQLDLSGSAYMRPTPKGDKIFVISSGRVQCFTPASKKFEPVNYRARVELDSYAEREAMYDFMVREEGLRFYRTDMHGVDWKGLTDHYRQFLPHIATNEDFSEMLSEILGELNVSHTGSGYRQSSSEPATGHLGLLYNWYSLPLEGIIVDEIVTGGPFDTYLTKLQPGDRIVAINGTRIDHHTDWRDLLAGTTGTLTAVTFYSNKEQKEITEAVRPISSGRFSGLLYKRWVKAREAEVQRLSNGRLGYVHIPSMGDDEFRTVYSEVMGKYYQCDGIVIDIRYNGGGRLHEDLETFFSGKAYLQQEVRGQDYCTMPSKRWTKPSVMLVCEADYSNAHGSPWVYQTLGMGKVVGMPVPGTMTSVNWVTMQNPLLFFGIPAVGYRTQQGDFLENKQLEPDVVVPLDYNRVLEGHDSQLEAAVRVLLEEVKAHPQPTFPKR, from the coding sequence ATGAAGAGGAACACTTCCCTTTGCAAGCGTCTCCTACTCCTACTAGCCCTCTCAGCCACCTGGCTCGTGGGGGCTGTAGCGCAGGAGACACCCCGTTGGCTACGCTACGCCCAGATCTCACCAGATGGTAATCAGATAGCTTTTTGCTACCAAGGCGACATCTACATTGTCGACGCGATCGGTGGCGAGGCTCGTCTCCTGACCGGCTCCGATGGGTACGAGTCACACCCTACATGGAGTCCCGATGGCAAGCGTATCGCCTTCATGAGCAATCGTGATGGGCACCGCTCCATCTACACTATGTCAGCCCTCGGTGGCGATGTCAAGCGCATCACGCACCACTCGGGCAATAGCCATACCGTCGAGTGCTACACACCCGACGGTCGCTTTATCATTATGTCCGAATCTCTCCAGCAGCCTGCTACCAGTGCGCTCAATCCTTCGGGCATCCTCTCGCAGCTCTATATGATCCCTGTCGATGGCGGCACGCCTATGCTCTACAACGCTCGTCCTCTGGAGGCTGTCACCTTCAGCCATCGTGGCGACCGCTACGTAGCGCAAGACATCAAGGGCTTTGAGAATAAGTGGCGCAAGCACCACACCAGCTCCGTCACACGAGACATTTATATAGTAGACCCCAAGACAGGAGCCACCACCGCCTGCACACTAGAGCCAGGCGAAGACCTCTCACCCGTCTTCGGACCTGATGACCAGACCGTCTTCTTCATCAGCGAGCGAGGCAAGAGCAATTCGCTCAACGTCTGGAAGCAGCGCATCGGCGAGCAAACCGCTCAGCAGGTGACCAGCTTCCGCAATCACCCCGTACGCTTCCTCAGTATCTCACGCTCCGGACGGCTCTGCTTCGCCTACGATGGCGATCTCTACACCATGACCGAGGGACGCTCCCCGCAAAAGGTGCAGATCACCCTCCGCACCGAGGGTCCTAAGGACAAAGTGTACCGCCGCACAGCCAGCAGTGGAGGGAGCTCCTTCACGCCCAGCAGTGACGGCAAGCAGCTAGCCTTCATCATGCGTGGTGATGTCTACGTCACCTCTGTCGAGCATGGCACGACGAAGCGCATCACCCAGAGCGCCGGCGCCGAGGAGAGTGTCACCTGGAGTCCCGACAGCAAGACGCTCGTCTACGACTCACGCCGTGACGGCAAGCATATCCTCTACAAGGCGACCATCGCCTCAGACAAGGAGCTAGACTTCGCCTCTGCTACCATTATCAAGGAGGAGCCCCTCATGCCCGAGTGCAAGATGGAGCAAGCCCTCCCCCAGTACTCACCCGATGGCAAGCTGATCGCCTTCGTTGGAGACCGCAAGCGCATCTATACATATAATGTCGAGAGCAAGAAGCTCACACAGGTTACCAGTGGCAAGGATCAGCCCGAGATGCACGGCTACATAAGCTACGAGTGGAGTCCTGACAGTCGCTGGATAGCCTTCGGATATACACCCAATGTCCATGCACCCTTTGGTGACGTAGGCTTGGTAAGAGCGACTGGTGGCGAGGTGATTAACCTGACCAATACCGGTTACTTCAGCGACCTCACGGGCTGGGTTATGGAGGGCAATGCGATCCTCTTTACCTCAGACCGATATGGTATGCGCAACCACGCTTCGTGGGGCTCCATGAGCGATGCTTTCCTCGTTTTCCTCAATCGCAAGGCGTACGAGAAGTTTAGCATGACACCCGAAGAGCGCGACCTCTACGACCGTGCTGGACTAGACACGCTACAGTATGGATCTGATCCCGTTCCCACTGATAGTGCTAAGAAGGACGAGACCAAGCCTATCATCGTTGAGGTCAAGGGCATCGAGGACCGCATCGTACGGCTCACGCCCAATTCGAGCGACCTAGCAGACGCTTATGTAGATGCCGATGGTAAGAACCTCTACTACCTCTCAGCCTTTGAGGGTGGGTACAACCTCTGGCAGACAGACCTACGCGAGGGCAATACCTCCATGCTACGTCAGCTAGACCTCTCGGGCAGTGCCTATATGCGCCCCACTCCCAAGGGGGATAAGATCTTCGTCATATCCTCTGGACGGGTGCAGTGCTTTACGCCCGCCTCGAAGAAGTTTGAGCCAGTCAACTACCGTGCTCGTGTGGAGCTAGATAGCTACGCCGAGCGTGAGGCGATGTACGACTTTATGGTTCGTGAGGAGGGGCTACGCTTCTACCGCACAGATATGCACGGCGTAGACTGGAAGGGGCTGACTGACCACTACCGCCAGTTCTTGCCCCATATCGCGACGAACGAGGACTTCTCCGAGATGCTCAGCGAGATCCTGGGCGAACTCAACGTATCGCACACCGGCTCGGGTTACAGACAGAGCTCTAGCGAGCCAGCTACGGGACATCTGGGACTACTCTACAACTGGTACTCCCTACCCCTCGAGGGGATCATCGTCGATGAAATCGTTACGGGCGGTCCCTTTGACACCTACCTAACCAAGCTACAGCCTGGCGACCGCATCGTCGCGATCAATGGCACACGCATCGACCACCACACCGACTGGCGTGACCTCCTCGCAGGCACTACGGGCACGCTCACAGCTGTCACCTTCTATAGTAATAAGGAGCAAAAGGAGATCACCGAGGCCGTTCGTCCGATCTCTTCGGGCCGTTTCTCGGGACTACTCTACAAGCGCTGGGTCAAGGCTCGCGAAGCTGAGGTACAGCGTCTCTCAAACGGTCGTCTCGGCTATGTACACATTCCGAGCATGGGCGACGACGAGTTCCGCACCGTCTATAGTGAGGTGATGGGCAAGTACTACCAATGCGATGGTATCGTCATCGACATCCGCTACAACGGTGGTGGTCGTCTGCACGAAGACCTCGAGACCTTCTTCAGCGGCAAGGCTTATCTGCAGCAAGAGGTTCGTGGGCAGGACTACTGCACGATGCCTAGCAAGCGATGGACCAAGCCCTCAGTCATGCTCGTCTGCGAGGCTGACTACTCCAATGCACACGGCTCTCCATGGGTCTACCAGACCCTCGGCATGG
- the htpG gene encoding molecular chaperone HtpG — MNSNKGQIGVTSENIFPVIKKFLYSEHDIFLREIVSNAVDATTKLRALIARGTEVGSTEDLRVEVLLDKEARTLTVRDYGIGMTADEVERYINQIAFSGAEDFLEKYKDASGNIIGHFGLGFYSAFMVSERVEIDTLSYQPDAQPVHWSCDGSPAYEMSTGIRTKRGTDIIMHLDEESSEFLEQARIEELLTKYCRFLPIPIIFGKKQEWKDGKMQDTEEDNVINDTNPLWLRKPQDLTDEDYREFYRKLYPGADEPLFWIHLNVDYPFTLTGVLYFPKVSNKVDLQSNKIKLYCNQVFVTDEVESIVPMYLTLLHGVIDSPDIPLNVSRSYLQSDSNVKKISSYITKKVADKLEEIMKNDRPTYEAKWPDLSVFIHYGILTDEKMEERALKSLLLLEDVAGKFYTPEEYRELVKSNQTDKDGKLVYLYATDPEAQYSYIQAAEAKGYNVLHMHGMLDTPLLNHLEQKWENTHFVRVDSDTVDQLIQRDDTTTDASAHETEIMRSLFAKALPTGEVNYQIFLRNMGQDAQPAVVTRMEWMRRMKEMSQYQPGASFYNSLPDSYSLVLNADHPLIKSLLEGEGKELEPQLASLRSQLATLQEQVTELDKEAKEQTEPTEEQKKELQEKKEALHKQQEELHGEMQSFFDQYAEKQPMIRHIVELALLSAGELRGVALQEFIKRTTELLSSK; from the coding sequence GACAAATCGGGGTTACGAGTGAAAACATATTCCCCGTCATCAAGAAGTTTCTCTATAGTGAGCATGATATATTCCTTCGTGAGATCGTATCCAACGCAGTCGATGCGACAACCAAGCTACGCGCTCTGATAGCTCGTGGCACGGAGGTAGGCAGCACTGAGGATCTCCGTGTAGAGGTCCTACTAGATAAGGAGGCGCGTACACTCACCGTACGAGACTACGGTATCGGTATGACTGCCGATGAGGTAGAGCGTTACATCAATCAGATAGCTTTCTCTGGAGCAGAGGACTTCCTGGAGAAGTACAAAGATGCTTCCGGCAATATCATCGGGCACTTCGGACTAGGCTTTTACTCAGCCTTTATGGTCTCCGAGCGTGTCGAGATAGACACCCTCTCCTACCAGCCAGATGCACAGCCAGTCCACTGGAGCTGTGACGGTTCGCCTGCCTACGAGATGAGTACGGGTATCCGCACCAAGCGTGGTACCGACATTATCATGCATCTGGACGAAGAGAGCAGCGAGTTCCTCGAGCAGGCACGCATCGAGGAGCTACTGACGAAGTATTGTCGCTTCCTCCCGATCCCCATTATCTTTGGTAAGAAGCAGGAGTGGAAGGACGGCAAGATGCAGGATACCGAGGAGGACAATGTGATCAACGACACCAACCCGCTCTGGCTCCGCAAACCTCAAGACCTTACGGACGAGGACTATCGTGAGTTCTACCGCAAGCTCTACCCAGGAGCTGACGAGCCGCTCTTTTGGATACACCTTAATGTGGATTACCCCTTCACCTTGACAGGAGTACTCTACTTCCCCAAGGTGAGCAACAAGGTGGATCTGCAGAGCAACAAGATCAAGCTCTACTGCAATCAGGTCTTTGTGACTGACGAGGTGGAGAGCATCGTGCCTATGTACTTGACCTTGCTCCATGGTGTGATCGACTCACCAGACATCCCGCTCAATGTGTCGCGCTCTTACCTACAGTCTGATAGCAATGTCAAGAAGATCAGCAGCTACATTACTAAGAAGGTGGCCGACAAGCTGGAGGAGATCATGAAAAATGACCGCCCCACCTACGAAGCTAAGTGGCCCGATCTCTCCGTCTTCATACATTATGGTATCCTCACCGATGAGAAGATGGAGGAGCGTGCGCTCAAGTCACTACTCCTCCTGGAGGATGTGGCGGGAAAGTTCTACACGCCCGAGGAGTATCGTGAGCTGGTCAAGAGCAATCAGACCGACAAGGACGGCAAGCTCGTCTACCTCTACGCCACCGATCCTGAGGCGCAGTACAGCTACATACAGGCTGCCGAGGCTAAGGGGTACAACGTACTCCACATGCACGGCATGCTCGACACGCCCCTACTCAACCATCTAGAGCAGAAGTGGGAGAACACACACTTCGTACGTGTAGACAGTGACACGGTCGACCAATTGATCCAGCGTGACGACACGACGACCGACGCTTCCGCACATGAGACCGAGATCATGCGTAGTCTCTTTGCCAAGGCGCTCCCCACAGGCGAGGTCAACTATCAGATCTTCCTGCGTAATATGGGTCAGGATGCTCAGCCAGCAGTGGTCACGCGTATGGAGTGGATGCGCCGTATGAAAGAGATGTCGCAGTATCAGCCTGGGGCTTCCTTCTACAACTCACTCCCCGACAGCTATTCACTCGTACTCAATGCGGATCACCCGCTCATCAAGAGCTTGCTAGAGGGTGAGGGCAAGGAGCTAGAGCCACAGCTTGCGTCCCTGCGCTCCCAGCTCGCCACGCTCCAAGAGCAAGTCACAGAGCTAGACAAGGAGGCCAAGGAGCAAACCGAGCCTACCGAGGAGCAAAAGAAAGAACTACAAGAGAAGAAGGAGGCTCTCCACAAGCAGCAAGAAGAGCTACACGGCGAGATGCAAAGCTTCTTCGACCAGTATGCCGAGAAGCAGCCTATGATACGTCACATCGTCGAGCTGGCTCTACTCTCTGCTGGTGAACTACGAGGCGTTGCCCTACAAGAGTTCATCAAGCGCACTACCGAACTTCTATCGTCTAAGTAA